From the genome of Xylocopilactobacillus apis:
ATTGGATGATGTTTCACTAGAAGTGGAAGACAAAGTTATAACAGGGATTATCGGCCCCAATGGAGCTGGAAAATCCACAATGCTTAAATCAATTTTAAATATTATCCCACACGAAGGGAAAACATTAATCGATGGCAAAGATAGTAAAAGCAGTTTAGACCAAATTGCATATGTTGAACAAAAAGCTGATATTGATCATACTTTTCCGATCAAAGTAAAGGAATGTGTTTCACTCGGAACTTATGCTAATTTAAAACTTTTTCAGAAAGTTAAAAATAAGGAGTGGGAAAAGGTCTCTCAAGCTATAGACAAAGTAAATCTATCAGAATATTCAGAACGTCAAATAGGTGAATTATCGGGCGGTCAATTCCAGCGAGTACTATTAGCAAGGTGTTTAGTTCAAGATGCAAAGTATATTTTTTTGGATGAACCTTTTGTTGGGATTGATTCAATCAGTGAAAAAATTATTATGGAAACTTTGATGGATTTAAAAGCACAAGGGAAAACAATTTTGATCGTCCATCATGATCTAAGTAAAGTTAGAGATTATTTTGATGATGTCATTATTCTCAATAAAAGAACGATTGATTTTGGACCGGTTAAAGAAGTTTTCAATGAAAAAAATCTTAAAGTAGCCTATGGGGATAGTATTTTTGTATAAAGGGGAGGGATCAAATGATCCAAAATTTTATTAATGGTTTGTATGAGTTTCATTTTTTACAGAATGCTTTGATTACCGCAGTGGTTATTGGAATTGTTTCGGGAACCGTTGGATGTTTTATTATTCTCCGAGGAATGTCTTTAATGGGAGATGCAATCTCTCATGCCGTACTTCCAGGAGTTGCAATATCTTACATTTTGGGAATTAATTTTTTCATCGGCGCAATTTTATTTGGTCTATTAGCTTCGGTGATTATCACTTTTATTCAGAATAATAGTGTTATTAAAGGAGATACCGCGATTGGAATAACGTTCAGTTCATTTCTGGCTCTAGGGGTTATTCTGATTGGAGTAGCAAATAGCTCAACTGATTTATTTCATATTTTGTTCGGAAATATTCTAGCGGTTCAGGATGTTGATAAGTGGATCACAATTGGTGTTTCAGTAGTTGTTTTGTTGATCGTGATCTTATTCTTTAAAGAGTTGCTGATTACGTCTTTTGATCCAACAATGGCAAAAGCAATGGGAATGAAAGTCAATTTCTATCATTATTTATTGATGATTTTATTAACCTTAGTAGCAGTAACTGCAATGCAGAGTGTTGGAACAATCTTGATTGTTGCAATGCTGATTACGCCTGCAGCCACAGCTTATTTATATGCAAATAGTCTAAAGATGATGATTTTTATTTCTTCAATTCTAGGAGCGTGTTCATCAATTCTGGGACTATTTATTGGATACACATTTAATATTGCAGCTGGTTCAAGTATTGTGTTAACTTCTGCAGTAATTTTTGCTGTTAGTTTTTTGATTTCACCGAAGCAAAAATTTTTAAGAAAAGGAGCTAAAAAGACTGCATGAAAAAATGGAAAATTATAGTTTTGGGAATACTTTCAATGTTTTTATTAGTGGGGTGTTCTACTAGCAAAAAACAAACAAAAGATTCTAATCAGAAATTAAAGGTTGTTGTTACCAATTCGATCCTAGCCGATATTACTAAAAATATTGCTCATGATAAAGTTGACTTGCATAGTATCGTACCAGTGGGCAAAGATCCGCATGAGTATGAACCGTTGACAGAAGATGTTCAAAAAACATCACGAGCGGATTTAATTTTTTATAATGGGATTAATCTAGAAACCGGTGGAAATGCTTGGTTTATAAAATTGGTCAAAAATGCCAACAAAAAAGACAATGTTGATTATTTTGCTGCCAGTGATGGTATTGATGTAATTTATTTAGAAGGTCAAGAGGGAAAAGGTAAGGAAGATCCCCATGCTTGGCTTAATTTAGAGAACGGAATCATTTATGCCAAAAATATCGAAAAGCAATTATCCAAAAAAGATCCCAAAAATAAGTCTTATTATAAGAAAAATTTAAATAAATATGTTGAGAAACTGGGGGCTTTAGATAAGGAAGCAAAATCAAAATTTGCCAAAATACCAAAGAATAAAAAGCTAATTGTCACCAGTGAAGGATGTTTCAAGTATTTTTCTAAAGCTTATCATGTTCCGGCTGCTTATATATGGGAAATTAATACTGAAGAAGAAGGCA
Proteins encoded in this window:
- a CDS encoding metal ABC transporter ATP-binding protein, which translates into the protein MLKVNNLSVYYNDVLALDDVSLEVEDKVITGIIGPNGAGKSTMLKSILNIIPHEGKTLIDGKDSKSSLDQIAYVEQKADIDHTFPIKVKECVSLGTYANLKLFQKVKNKEWEKVSQAIDKVNLSEYSERQIGELSGGQFQRVLLARCLVQDAKYIFLDEPFVGIDSISEKIIMETLMDLKAQGKTILIVHHDLSKVRDYFDDVIILNKRTIDFGPVKEVFNEKNLKVAYGDSIFV
- a CDS encoding metal ABC transporter permease, with product MIQNFINGLYEFHFLQNALITAVVIGIVSGTVGCFIILRGMSLMGDAISHAVLPGVAISYILGINFFIGAILFGLLASVIITFIQNNSVIKGDTAIGITFSSFLALGVILIGVANSSTDLFHILFGNILAVQDVDKWITIGVSVVVLLIVILFFKELLITSFDPTMAKAMGMKVNFYHYLLMILLTLVAVTAMQSVGTILIVAMLITPAATAYLYANSLKMMIFISSILGACSSILGLFIGYTFNIAAGSSIVLTSAVIFAVSFLISPKQKFLRKGAKKTA
- a CDS encoding metal ABC transporter substrate-binding protein, with translation MKKWKIIVLGILSMFLLVGCSTSKKQTKDSNQKLKVVVTNSILADITKNIAHDKVDLHSIVPVGKDPHEYEPLTEDVQKTSRADLIFYNGINLETGGNAWFIKLVKNANKKDNVDYFAASDGIDVIYLEGQEGKGKEDPHAWLNLENGIIYAKNIEKQLSKKDPKNKSYYKKNLNKYVEKLGALDKEAKSKFAKIPKNKKLIVTSEGCFKYFSKAYHVPAAYIWEINTEEEGTPDQIKDLVTKLRSTKVPSLFVESSVDERPMKTVSKDTSIPIYTTIFTDSIAKKGANGDSYYSMMKWNLDKIAEGLAK